Genomic segment of Passer domesticus isolate bPasDom1 chromosome 4, bPasDom1.hap1, whole genome shotgun sequence:
GCTCCTTAGGAATGTCAGCACTTCTGTAAATATTTAGTGAAAAATAAGCAACTTCATAATTTAGGAACCTTAGACAAATGTTCAATTACACATCAATTCCATGTAAGCCCATTGTAGCAGTACAGACTTTAGCTGCTAAAAAAATGGACTAGCATTCAGAAATCTTCTCATTTCTATTTTGGGCTCTGCAGACTTGTTCAAGTCACTTAAACCAAATGTGAAATTAATTCCACTTCAGCAAACACTCAGTATGTCACGTAGCCTGGTGCAAACCACCAATATCACCACAAAAATAGTCTTATTGTCAGCATGGGGCTTGAACACAAATGCTGGTTCAACTGTAACTAGGAGACAgagctaaaaaaaccccaaaaggtTATATAAAAGATCCTCAGCACGATAAGCCAGGAAGTAACAGATCAATCAGCTTCTTTAAGcattagaaaacaaaacaaacaaaaatacatgTACGTGAGACTGTCACATTACATACCAAGGTTTCATTTTTTACCATGGCTTGAAGCCAGTTGAAATCAACTCCTTTAAACAGGGCAGCCACAAACAAGCTTTCAGGAGGATACTCGTGCTCAGAAAGGGGGGCTCCCTCGGGGTAAGTCATGCGTATTGTTGTTTTGTTACCAACGTGAGCCGTGTAGCCTTGCACTGGTGCATCATTTAACCTGGGGGAAAAGAAACCCACAGTGGAGGGGTACTAAATAAACAGGTTACAATCTCATTAAATATCAGACACTAAACAAAAACTTGTTATTTGGCCCACAGATTTTTAACAGAACAGACTACAGTGTTGTCTTACAACCCCCATGTTCTTGCCTCATTCACTCTTCCAGCCCTTATATCTTTGGGAGGAAGCCAATTCTATTTCTAGATTAAATGGCACAAATGCAGAACTTGGGAAAGAAAAGCTTGAAGAGTAAAGTGACTTAACACAGCATTGCAGAACTTCATATCTCTTGCTTTGCTTAAAAGAAGCTTAAAAGTGgaacaggaagaaaacacacagaaagtTGCCTGTGTATCCTTTTCATACATGTATAtttatacatacacacacaaaagtATTCCACACAAAAAAATCATTCAAATTATCCCTCCAATGCAATGTAATGCATCCTGTGGGTTTGTATCATTTCCAGCTCACCAAAAACTTCAGATGCTGACACACTGCTGACAAGAATGGCATCATCTCCCTCCATGAGTTCTGCAGAATAGCTTGAGTTCTGCAAAATAGCTCAAGTCCTGCAAACTTTTCCAAATCAGCAGAAAAAAGACCTTCATCCTGCCATCCCTAATTTTAGAGGACAGCTAATGCAAGTTCTCTGCTCCTCCACATGCTAACAAGGTTTGTTTACCTTTGAATAAGGGCTATTGATTCAATGAAATATTTCCTTAATAAGATGAGCAAGCCTCATTTACAAAACAAGTTGAGAAAATGCTggtattaattttatttgtgaCTTTGCATGATTCAAAATAAGTTGGTTCAAACTGTAATGTTCAGAAGGCACAGAGCATGTAATTCAGATGTCAGAGATCAAGGCAATCACAGAAAACAGTCAATGGCCTTGTAAAGATAAGAGAAGATAAGTGTGCTATAAAGTGTGTACTGAAACAccaattaatttttattgtgtttgaAATAGCTGtcataaaaaaatctttcaaataAGCATCCAAACTagctgtggggaaaaaagcagaggTGAGTCCTTAAGTCCTGAAGTTTAAGATTtgaaagctttaaaataaaCCCAGTAATGTCTACTTGTCTATGATGTCACTAGTTTCTATCTAGTTTCTGCCCATGTGATTTTTGTACCTGAAGTCCACGAATAATTACTCTGAATTCCTTTCCTGTAAACATGACATTTTACTTTGCTCCTAAGCCTTCAAATTCCACCAAGTCCCAGGTAAATTTCTCAAAAGCACTTTCAGAAACAGTGTGGTAAGTTGCATCAATGTTAGAGAttatttccctttaaaaaacaATGCTGGCTCATAAAGTAATGAAGAAGTAGTTGGAGTCCTTACATGGAAAGGACATACCTTATAACAATATCAAACTGATTCAGTAAGTGACCCAGCTCTGATCCATGAAGAATTCCACCACTGCCAACAACAACACAGCGCTTACAGGGCTTTGACTTCAAATCTTCTGGTAAATCATGCTCAGGTAAGAGTTCAAGGAGATCTTTAAGTTTATCAGAGAACTTGTGAAATCCAAAAGGAGGTGCATATTTAAATAAAGCTTCATCTTCGTTCATATTTTTCCTTACAAAGGGAGAGATGTCCATGCTGTATTTCTCTGCTAACAACTTCTTCATCTCATTCTTTGCATGAGAAGGTCggcactgctcctgcagcacgGCGCTGGCAAATTGCTGTGCCctctgaaacaaaacacacaggactcagccaggaaaggcagctgcaggaatgcACAAAGTCCTCAAAATGTGGGCTACCAGCTGACCACCAACAGTTTAGCAAACACAGGGGTTATAAAGAAAGCTTCAGTGTGGAAGTACAACAATTTGGAAGCATTTACTCAGATGTAGATATGAGCCAGTGCACAGTGAAAACCTGCAGAGAAATTCCTCTCCACTCAATCACTTAAATCTAGACATGAGCTTTTCTGAAGAAGATATTAGGCTAGTACAAGTGCTAAGTGAAAATGATCTGTTTGTACCACCATTTTCAACACCAAATAACAAAATCCAGACATACATCTACCTGTCTAATTTCACAGCAAATGGAATTCCACTCTGCTCAACTGCATGACCTGAGTTCTGCTCTGAGATTCCACCAGAGACACATCCACTGGGTAAAAGTTCTGTGCAACAGCAGCTGGACTCACTTACTCATCAGAATGAAGCAACACTTCTTCCATAAATATTGCTAAAGTGCTAATGACTAAAACATGACTTTAAAAGGAATGCCAGGTGGGGGTATTACGGGCCTTCTCTCAAAGACTGGTCACCAATATAAGAGACTACAGTTCTATAttgcataaaaaaataaagtgacaGACAAAACTACACATTGATCCATctcataataaaaacaacacactATTAGTGCATGTTTTTAGAAATCTGTAGTGGCAAGCTGGTATCTGatgcaaaaagagaaagagcaaAGGTTCCTCCactgtaattaaaaaaaccccatgagcAAACACAGGAGTCAAAGGCACAAGATTCAAATCTACTGCTAATTTAATTCTCCTCTCCTGCTAAGGAACAATAGTGTCTATTTGAAGACGCAGGGAAGGAAAttctgatgctggttttttggttttgtttttttttttctaaccaAGATTAACCTACAGAACTTCCTCTACCACCATTATGAAGGTTTCTGCATAAACACCACACTGGGCAAAGCATGACTGAACAACTTCACAATGTACTTTTTGAGACAGCAATAAATACAGTCCATGAAGGTTTGCTTGGTTTAATGTGTTTGTGCTTCAGAATCAGGAATgttattgaaaaaataaataagtcaAATGAGGAAAAAGGGGAGGCAAAGAGGCTcagaaggggaaggagatgcACGGAAGATGAGGGCAAGTGTGGGAGGATGCACATGCACTAAGGCTAAGATTAGACTGTCTTAAGGCAAGGTTTGTGCTAGAAGTTGCCTTTGAGCACTGAGACATTCAAAGACAGAAATGCAACAGCCCTAAGCCAGGTAAGTTCTGTTAGAAAGTGCAAATAGGATAAGTAGCAAAGGCTTTAATGGTGTCTGTTACACCTCTTTGAAAGCTCATGCAACACTGTAGCTAAAGTAAGCAGCTGCTACTTTGaatgaataaatgaaataataGCTGCACCCTCTTGGACATTTATCCTGTGATTCCAAAAACATCTGAGCAACTACAAGGTGAAGCAGATTGGGAGACTGGCTTAGGTGAAAAAAAGAAGCCCTTTTGGTTTAATATATTAGTTTTGGGCGATTTTAATGTGGGACTTTTCATTTGCATCAATCTTCTGATCACCAGTGTCATCTGCACTGACAAAATGGGATGATGAAAGGTCCATTTCAAATTTTAAAGTCATAGTTATCTAATTTCACCCCTAAAAACTCAGTTTCTCTGTGTGCTTCTGTTGtctttttacaagaaaaaaaacagaatgtTTACAGCTTGAGATGAAGTAAAATACAATTCTGCTCAATAGGTAATTCCAGCAATTTAGTTCTTTGCTGTAGAGCCCTGTAAGTCTTGTATTGTCaattaataacttttttttaagccaaatgaaaaaaaaaagccaaaaataccAACACTTACACGATTGAGGTCCACATATGGCATTTTTGTTCTGTCACATTCCTCAGGGTCAAGATGTAATTTGAGGATATAAAGGAAGCACCCTCCAACCACAAACAGTGCAAGAATTCTAAAAACAAACAGGACAGTGAGGGGtaggagagaaaaacaaaatttttttttttctgatgttcaATCAACTattaa
This window contains:
- the ST3GAL5 gene encoding lactosylceramide alpha-2,3-sialyltransferase isoform X2, producing the protein MRRRGACGLGLEQPAGCAPPPAPELPVLSDNNSVKLKSDHSPPVQWCKVAAHEDEKTKLVFKRILALFVVGGCFLYILKLHLDPEECDRTKMPYVDLNRRAQQFASAVLQEQCRPSHAKNEMKKLLAEKYSMDISPFVRKNMNEDEALFKYAPPFGFHKFSDKLKDLLELLPEHDLPEDLKSKPCKRCVVVGSGGILHGSELGHLLNQFDIVIRLNDAPVQGYTAHVGNKTTIRMTYPEGAPLSEHEYPPESLFVAALFKGVDFNWLQAMVKNETLPLLMRLFFWKGVVEKIPLTPKQFRILNPVIIKETALDILQFPEPRSKFWGWDKNVPTIGVTAVVLATHLCDEVSLAGFGYNLDQPSTPLHYYDNLCMAAMKEQTMHNVTSETKFLQKLIKEKVVKDLTGGIHCEFCSKDS
- the ST3GAL5 gene encoding lactosylceramide alpha-2,3-sialyltransferase isoform X4, producing the protein MKMRRPSWFLKGTRKILALFVVGGCFLYILKLHLDPEECDRTKMPYVDLNRRAQQFASAVLQEQCRPSHAKNEMKKLLAEKYSMDISPFVRKNMNEDEALFKYAPPFGFHKFSDKLKDLLELLPEHDLPEDLKSKPCKRCVVVGSGGILHGSELGHLLNQFDIVIRLNDAPVQGYTAHVGNKTTIRMTYPEGAPLSEHEYPPESLFVAALFKGVDFNWLQAMVKNETLPLLMRLFFWKGVVEKIPLTPKQFRILNPVIIKETALDILQFPEPRSKFWGWDKNVPTIGVTAVVLATHLCDEVSLAGFGYNLDQPSTPLHYYDNLCMAAMKEQTMHNVTSETKFLQKLIKEKVVKDLTGGIHCEFCSKDS
- the ST3GAL5 gene encoding lactosylceramide alpha-2,3-sialyltransferase isoform X3; this translates as MISPGAKRLTESSSELAVLSDNNSVKLKSDHSPPVQWCKVAAHEDEKTKLVFKRILALFVVGGCFLYILKLHLDPEECDRTKMPYVDLNRRAQQFASAVLQEQCRPSHAKNEMKKLLAEKYSMDISPFVRKNMNEDEALFKYAPPFGFHKFSDKLKDLLELLPEHDLPEDLKSKPCKRCVVVGSGGILHGSELGHLLNQFDIVIRLNDAPVQGYTAHVGNKTTIRMTYPEGAPLSEHEYPPESLFVAALFKGVDFNWLQAMVKNETLPLLMRLFFWKGVVEKIPLTPKQFRILNPVIIKETALDILQFPEPRSKFWGWDKNVPTIGVTAVVLATHLCDEVSLAGFGYNLDQPSTPLHYYDNLCMAAMKEQTMHNVTSETKFLQKLIKEKVVKDLTGGIHCEFCSKDS
- the ST3GAL5 gene encoding lactosylceramide alpha-2,3-sialyltransferase isoform X5; amino-acid sequence: MRRRGACGLGLEQPAGCAPPPAPELPAVLSDNNSVKLKSDHSPPVQWCKVAAHEDEKTKLVFKRILALFVVGGCFLYILKLHLDPEECDRTKMPYVDLNRRAQQFASAVLQEQCRPSHAKNEMKKLLAEKYSMDISPFVRKNMNEDEALFKYAPPFGFHKFSDKLKDLLELLPEHDLPEDLKSKPCKRCVVVGSGGILHGSELGHLLNQFDIVIRLNDAPVQGYTAHVGNKTTIRMTYPEGAPLSEHEYPPESLFVAALFKGVDFNWLQAMVKNETLPLLMRLFFWKGVVEKIPLTPKQFRILNPVIIKETALDILQFPEPRSKFWGWDKNVPTIGVTAVVLATHLCDEVSLAGFGYNLDQPSTPLHYYDNLCMAAMKEQTMHNVTSETKFLQKLIKEKVVKDLTGGIHCEFCSKDS
- the ST3GAL5 gene encoding lactosylceramide alpha-2,3-sialyltransferase isoform X1 translates to MNWGCSLCILAVSLWIAVTSKLCQCPAVLSDNNSVKLKSDHSPPVQWCKVAAHEDEKTKLVFKRILALFVVGGCFLYILKLHLDPEECDRTKMPYVDLNRRAQQFASAVLQEQCRPSHAKNEMKKLLAEKYSMDISPFVRKNMNEDEALFKYAPPFGFHKFSDKLKDLLELLPEHDLPEDLKSKPCKRCVVVGSGGILHGSELGHLLNQFDIVIRLNDAPVQGYTAHVGNKTTIRMTYPEGAPLSEHEYPPESLFVAALFKGVDFNWLQAMVKNETLPLLMRLFFWKGVVEKIPLTPKQFRILNPVIIKETALDILQFPEPRSKFWGWDKNVPTIGVTAVVLATHLCDEVSLAGFGYNLDQPSTPLHYYDNLCMAAMKEQTMHNVTSETKFLQKLIKEKVVKDLTGGIHCEFCSKDS